The DNA region GCCCGGTCAGCCGAGGCAGTGTCGGTGTGGCTGGGTACAGTCTCTACATGCGTCTTTCTCCTCCGCTGAAGCAGGTGCTCGTCCGAGAGCTCATCGGCGAGTCGCTGCGTGAGGAGAGGATGTCCCAGGGCAAGACCCTCCGCGAGGTCTCGCAGGGCGCCAGAGTCAGTCTGGGCTACCTGTCCGAGGTCGAGCGTGGTCAGAAGGAGGCCTCGAGCGAGCTGCTCGCGGCCATCTGCGCGGCCCTCGACGTGCCGCTGTCGGTGATCTTGAATCTGGTCAGCGAGAAGATGGCGGCTCACGAGCAGCTGACCCAGCGGGTGGCGGCGCTGCCGACCATCCACGACACCGTGGCTCAGGCTGCTGCCTAGCGGTCGCGGACTCGCTCCCCGCGTCGCGCCGCCGCGAAGACAGGTGCGGACACTGCGACGCTACACTCCTCGCATGCCATCGCGGTGGCCGTTCGTCGGGCGACGTCGCGAGGTGGACGCGGTGGTGGCGGCCTGTGGACCGGGCACCGCGGGAATCGTGCTCGTCGGTCCGGCCGGGGTGGGCAAGACGCGGATCGCGGAGGTCGCGATCCGGCGACTCCGACAACGGGGACGTGAGGCCCGGATCGTGATGGCGACGGGTTCGACCTCATCGGTGCCGTTCGGGGCCTTCGGCGCCTACTCGCTCCCGGTCGATCCCACCGGCGATCTGGTCACTGCGGTCTGCGCGATTCTCGGCGCGCGGTCCCGCGCCGGGGCCACGGCGTGCCTGATCGATGATGCGCAGTTGCTCGACGAGCGGTCGGCGTCGCTGGTTCGCCGGCTGGTCGTGGATCGTGCCGTGACGCTCATCCTCACCATCCGTTCGGGGGAACCGGTCCCCCAGGACATCACGGCTCTGTGGCGCGACGGGCACTTGCGGCGCCTCGATGTCGGACACCTCGACGAGACGGAGCTGATCGCTGCGGCGGAGGCGAGCCTCGGCGGTGCCCTCGACTCCTTCGCCGCTGCCCGCCTGACGAGTCTCAGCGGCGGCAACGTCATGTATTTCCGCCAGCTCGTCG from Microlunatus phosphovorus NM-1 includes:
- a CDS encoding helix-turn-helix domain-containing protein, yielding MKQVLVRELIGESLREERMSQGKTLREVSQGARVSLGYLSEVERGQKEASSELLAAICAALDVPLSVILNLVSEKMAAHEQLTQRVAALPTIHDTVAQAAA